One segment of Ziziphus jujuba cultivar Dongzao chromosome 12, ASM3175591v1 DNA contains the following:
- the LOC107428382 gene encoding uncharacterized protein LOC107428382 isoform X5, which produces MNAHFDSTLGSPGAGDCGSCVASLLEIGRLVVDSGWVPPRPIIFLFNGAEELFMLGAHGFMKTHEWRETIGAFINVEASGTGGPDLVCQSGPGQWPSKVYAQSAIYPMAHSAAQDVFPVIPGDTDYRMFSEDYGSIPGLDIIFLFGGYFYHTSHDTVERLLPGSIQARGENLFSILKAFTNSSQLTNAHEKKFVKANANLHEGERAVFFDYLTFFMVYYSRRVALILHNIPLAIFLAMPLFLYLRSSGLRSWFAVSWDFMKGMLFHATGVILAILFPIIFSILRLLFTSQAMNWFAHPYLAFLMFIPPALIGLLIPRAVCGCFPLSQDASVLKTSTEALSDEARFWGAYGLYASMTSAYLVAGLSGGFLTFMLSAYMLLAWILFCLSVKSCGHQLLSIAPPRTAVFYVIAQIPSLAYSVYFGGFLVQFLIEKMGMMGTIPPPYGYFIPDVIVAALIGIVTGFSMGPLIPVCSHWLSRSSIMQFLLHLSVLGLALSSQFFPYSTAAPKRVVFQHTFLTADSNRIVDSSYDISVLDSNSLSFLFKYAPQVAKELHLSPDFSFETARLSRHETWMGLFPVSLLFARGLKLPAKSDEMLKQYKHFPNLSTYEPHIIYSGETRRVHLELSLGSLEEIWVAVLNITGPLSSWSFADNMLPAPETYKGGPPSYISRLSGAGNESWNFWLEVNSDEELRVDVAVVDQYLVDEAKKLTGLLPEWADVIAYSSFLSSYVF; this is translated from the exons ATGAATGCCCATTTCGATAGTACACTTGGTTCTCCTGGTGCGGGTGATTGTGGTTCATGTGTTG CATCGCTATTGGAAATAGGAAGGCTTGTTGTAGACTCTGGTTGGGTTCCTCCTCGgcctattatttttctttttaatggtgCTGAGGAGCTTTTTATGTTG GGAGCACATGGCTTCATGAAGACACATGAATGGCGTGAGACAATTGGAGCTTTTATAAATGTAGAAGCATCTGGGACAGGTGGTCCAG ATTTGGTTTGTCAGTCTGGACCAGGTCAATGGCCTTCGAAAGTTTATGCTCAATCAGCAATATATCCCATGGCACATAGTGCAGCacag GATGTTTTTCCTGTTATTCCTGGAGATACAGATTACCGAATGTTTTCCGAAGATTATGGCAGCATTCCTGGGCTGGATATTATCTTTCTATTTGGTGGTTATTTTTACCATACATCCCATGATACTGTAGAGAGACTATT ACCTGGAAGTATCCAAGCACGCGGAGAGAATTTGTTTAGCATTTTAAAAGCCTTCACCAATTCTTCTCAGCTAACAAATGCCCATGAAAAAAAGTTTGTCAAAGCTAATGCAAATCTTCATGAGGGTGAACGCGCTGTTTTCTTTGATTACTTGACATTTTTCATG GTATACTATTCAAGAAGGGTAGCTCTAATACTTCACAATATTCCTCTTGCCATCTTCCTTGCCATGCCactctttttatatttaaggtCCTCCGGGTTGCGTTCTTGGTTTGCAGTTTCCTGGGACTTTATGAAAG GAATGTTATTCCATGCTACTGGGGTTATACTAGCAATTCTCTTCCCAATAATTTTTTCTATCCTGAGATTGTTGTTTACTAGTCAAGCAATGAACTG GTTTGCTCATCCATATTTAGCTTTCTTGATGTTTATCCCCCCTGCACTTATTGGTTTGTTGATTCCAAGAGCTGTTTGTGGTTGCTTTCCCCTCTCTCAAGATGCTTCAGTTCTGAAGACATCAACGGAG GCACTATCGGATGAAGCAAGATTTTGGGGAGCTTATGGTTTATATGCTTCAATGACTTCG GCATATCTTGTAGCTGGGCTGAGTGGTGGCTTCTTAACTTTTATGCTGTCTGCTTATATGCTTCTTGCatggattttgttttgcttATCGGTCAAATCTTGTGGTCATCAATTGCTCAG TATTGCTCCTCCCAGGACAGCAGTGTTTTATGTGATAGCTCAAATTCCATCCCTTGCATACTCTGTTTATTTTGGTGGCTTTCTTGTCCAATTCTTGATTGAGAAGATGGGCATGATGGGCACTATTCCACCCCCATATG GCTATTTCATTCCCGATGTTATAGTAGCAGCACTAATTGGAATTGTGACTGGTTTTTCTATGGGCCCTCTAATACCTGTTTGCAGTCACTGGTTATCCAGGTCATCTATTATGCAATTTTTGCTTCATCTTAGTGTGCTAGGCTTGGCTCTTTCATCTCAGTTCTTTCCGTATAGCACAGCTGCACCTAAGAGGGTTGTTTTTCAGCATACTTTTCTGACTGCAG ATAGCAATCGAATTGTGGACTCGAGTTATGATATATCTGTATTGGATTCCAATTCcttatcttttcttttcaaatatgCACCTCAAGTGGCAAAGGAATTACATCTAAGTCCAGACTTCTCTTTTGAAACTGCAAGGTTGTCTCGCCATGAAACTTGGATG GGGCTTTTTCCTGTTTCTTTACTGTTTGCAAGAGGCTTGAAGCTCCCAGCAAAGAGTGATGAAATGTTGAAGCAGTACAAACACTTTCCGAATCTTTCTACTTATGAGCCACACATAATCTATAGTGGGGAAACTCGGAGAGTTCACTTAGAACTTTCCTTAGG TTCTCTGGAGGAGATTTGGGTGGCAGTCCTCAATATTACTGGCCCGTTATCCAGTTGGTCATTTGCAGACAATATGCTCCCAG CTCCTGAAACATACAAGGGAGGCCCGCCATCTTATATATCTCGACTTAGTGGAGCAGGCAACGAGAGTTGGAACTTCTGGCTAGAG GTTAACAGTGATGAAGAGTTGAGAGTGGATGTTGCAGTGGTAGACCAATACTTGGTTGACGAAGCAAAGAAGCTGACCGGCCTTCTTCCAGAGTGGGCGGATGTGATTGCTTATTCTAGCTTTTTGTCTAGTTATGTATTCTAG